A single window of Acetohalobium arabaticum DSM 5501 DNA harbors:
- a CDS encoding Holliday junction resolvase RuvX: MILGIDPGRDKCGLALMIDKEEIEICEVVATDRILDRIEELIAEYRVNKIVIGDGTSSSELLDRLDSDGFEIHQVDETNSTLEARKLYWQSNPPSSWRRLVPTSFQTPPEAVDGYVAVILIRRYLAE, from the coding sequence GTGATCTTAGGTATAGACCCCGGCCGTGACAAATGCGGCCTGGCTTTGATGATAGATAAGGAAGAGATAGAGATCTGTGAAGTAGTGGCTACAGACCGGATACTTGACAGGATTGAAGAGCTAATAGCAGAGTATAGAGTGAATAAAATAGTTATTGGGGATGGGACTTCATCATCAGAACTGCTTGATAGGCTGGACTCTGATGGATTTGAGATTCATCAGGTGGATGAAACCAATTCTACTCTGGAAGCCAGGAAACTTTACTGGCAGTCCAATCCTCCCAGCAGCTGGCGTAGATTAGTGCCGACTTCCTTTCAGACTCCGCCAGAGGCTGTTGATGGTTATGTAGCAGTTATTTTAATCCGAAGATATTTGGCAGAATAA
- a CDS encoding DUF3084 domain-containing protein → MYNAILIAAVILISGLIAYIGDQIGMKVGRKRLSLFGLRPRHTSILVTILTGILIATTTITLLLVTSRGVRMALFNMQAMVKELNTLNHKVEVKDNKLQDMQQQIQAKGEELTSLKKQKEKINKQLKETSSEYEATQEKLKQTEGELTELTEVKEKLATKVDNLGQEVNSLEEKIEDLTGQKKKLEEKVNSLSYSLKFVGQKYLDSMVGDIVYQKGEVISSKVIQGGQPDQEIVNKLDQFIVEANQAALDRGIEKQGSKRVIKMYEEDLLQTAKLLHQQGERMVVRLIAQKNTLKDEEVLAKFKLYEDYQVYQQDEVVAQTEIEEVGSLKQLEGKIETFLTEVNGQAIKDGLIPDGQGKVGSLGFSRFYSLFERINQAEKPVIIEIVALEDIWRSDSLTSNIEFVVQSKER, encoded by the coding sequence ATGTATAATGCTATCTTAATTGCGGCTGTAATTCTTATCAGCGGTTTGATTGCCTATATCGGTGATCAGATCGGAATGAAAGTAGGACGGAAGCGTCTGTCGCTTTTCGGTTTGCGGCCGCGGCATACTTCGATTTTAGTAACAATACTGACAGGAATTCTGATTGCTACTACTACGATTACTCTGTTATTGGTTACTTCCCGCGGAGTTAGAATGGCCCTGTTTAATATGCAGGCTATGGTTAAGGAATTGAATACTTTAAACCATAAGGTTGAGGTTAAAGATAATAAACTACAGGATATGCAGCAGCAGATTCAGGCTAAAGGAGAGGAGTTAACCTCTCTAAAGAAACAGAAGGAGAAGATAAATAAACAGCTAAAAGAGACGAGTTCTGAGTATGAGGCTACCCAAGAAAAGCTAAAGCAGACCGAAGGGGAATTGACTGAATTAACAGAGGTAAAAGAAAAGCTGGCTACCAAAGTTGATAATTTAGGCCAGGAAGTTAATTCCTTAGAAGAAAAGATTGAAGATTTAACAGGCCAGAAGAAGAAATTAGAGGAGAAGGTTAATAGCCTATCCTATAGTCTGAAGTTTGTCGGTCAGAAGTATTTGGATTCAATGGTAGGTGATATAGTTTATCAGAAGGGTGAAGTTATCTCTTCGAAGGTGATTCAGGGCGGCCAGCCGGACCAGGAGATAGTTAATAAGCTGGATCAATTTATTGTAGAAGCCAATCAGGCTGCTTTGGATAGAGGAATTGAAAAACAGGGCAGCAAACGCGTAATCAAGATGTATGAAGAGGATCTACTCCAGACGGCTAAACTGCTGCATCAGCAGGGTGAACGAATGGTAGTCCGCTTAATTGCGCAGAAGAATACTCTAAAGGATGAAGAAGTATTAGCTAAGTTTAAATTATATGAAGATTATCAAGTTTATCAACAGGATGAAGTAGTAGCCCAGACGGAGATTGAAGAAGTCGGTTCTTTAAAGCAGTTAGAAGGAAAGATTGAGACTTTCTTAACAGAGGTTAACGGTCAGGCAATCAAGGACGGTTTAATTCCTGATGGTCAGGGAAAGGTAGGCAGCTTAGGCTTTAGCCGTTTTTATTCCTTATTTGAACGGATCAATCAGGCTGAGAAGCCGGTGATAATTGAGATAGTAGCACTAGAGGATATCTGGCGTAGTGATTCATTAACTTCGAATATTGAGTTTGTTGTGCAGTCCAAAGAGAGGTGA
- a CDS encoding LptF/LptG family permease — MKIIDRYLLTELLSPLLFGIFAFTSIFVGTDILFELADLMIEWGVSAVTAGQLFILSLPEVIVLTFPMSMLLATLLSFGRLSGDSEVVALKAGGVSFIRLIIPVLIVALLLSGLTILANETIVPQSKDAYRRIVWNIKHQEKMPTTQKNLRIAPLDKKTGKIDYIFYAYHFDGSDLTMEEVSLQDYQNGKLVQVIEAKRARWTDERWQFIDGTIYNVNSKDKVPTMEFETYTVKKLNREPKEISRAQKDPDEMSIEELNRHINLKEEEGKDVASLKVLYYQRYAIPFSCFIFALIGAPLGLQPNRSGASIGLGLSIVIIFIYYTLMTIGSTLGQTGTLPPAVGAWLQNIIFGLVGTGLIIKMSR, encoded by the coding sequence ATGAAGATAATAGATAGATACCTATTAACTGAATTATTATCTCCCCTATTATTTGGAATATTTGCCTTTACCAGTATCTTTGTAGGGACTGATATTCTGTTTGAGCTGGCCGATTTGATGATTGAATGGGGAGTTTCGGCAGTTACTGCTGGACAGTTATTTATACTCAGCCTGCCGGAAGTGATTGTACTGACCTTTCCTATGTCTATGCTGCTGGCTACATTACTCTCTTTTGGTCGGCTGTCGGGTGATAGTGAGGTTGTAGCTTTGAAGGCAGGAGGAGTTAGCTTTATTAGGCTGATTATTCCGGTGTTGATTGTAGCTTTGCTGCTCAGCGGACTGACGATTCTGGCTAATGAGACTATTGTTCCCCAGAGTAAGGATGCCTACCGGAGGATAGTCTGGAATATAAAGCATCAGGAAAAGATGCCGACCACCCAGAAGAATCTGCGGATAGCCCCTCTGGATAAGAAGACAGGAAAGATTGATTATATCTTTTATGCTTATCACTTTGATGGTTCTGATCTGACTATGGAGGAGGTAAGTCTTCAGGATTATCAGAATGGCAAGTTAGTTCAGGTTATTGAAGCTAAACGGGCTAGATGGACAGATGAACGGTGGCAGTTTATTGACGGAACCATCTATAATGTGAATTCTAAAGATAAAGTACCGACAATGGAGTTTGAGACTTATACTGTAAAGAAGCTGAATAGAGAGCCTAAAGAAATTTCTCGGGCCCAGAAGGATCCTGACGAAATGAGTATAGAAGAACTGAATCGACATATAAATTTAAAAGAGGAAGAAGGCAAGGATGTAGCTTCTCTGAAGGTGTTGTATTATCAGCGGTATGCAATTCCGTTTTCCTGTTTCATCTTTGCGTTAATTGGGGCACCATTAGGGCTACAGCCTAACCGTTCGGGAGCTTCTATCGGTTTAGGATTGAGTATTGTAATTATCTTTATCTATTATACCTTGATGACTATCGGTTCTACTCTAGGCCAGACCGGAACTTTACCGCCGGCGGTGGGAGCCTGGCTTCAGAATATTATCTTTGGTTTAGTAGGAACCGGTTTAATAATCAAGATGTCGCGTTGA
- the lptB gene encoding LPS export ABC transporter ATP-binding protein, whose product MTIRAENLVKTYDGVDVVDQVNFKVDPGEIVGILGPNGAGKTTTFYMVVGLIRPNQGRIYLNDQDVTDLSMHKRARAGIGYLAQEASIFRKLTVEENIRAILEMIDRKEEDEEILNSLLDEFGIQDIRHQKGYTLSGGERRRAEIARALVTDPDYILLDEPFAGVDPIAVNDIQDIISYLKENDFGVLVTDHSVRETLEITDRAYIMHEGEILLSGTSEEIADSEIARKFYLGDKFRM is encoded by the coding sequence ATGACAATTAGAGCTGAAAATTTGGTTAAGACCTACGATGGAGTAGATGTAGTTGATCAGGTGAACTTCAAGGTTGATCCCGGCGAGATTGTAGGAATTCTAGGTCCTAATGGAGCCGGTAAGACGACAACTTTTTATATGGTGGTGGGCTTAATTAGGCCCAACCAGGGTCGAATCTATCTCAATGACCAAGATGTAACTGACCTTTCTATGCATAAGCGGGCTAGAGCCGGAATCGGTTATTTGGCCCAGGAGGCATCTATCTTTCGGAAGTTAACAGTTGAAGAGAATATTAGGGCTATTTTAGAGATGATTGACCGCAAGGAAGAGGATGAAGAAATTCTTAATTCTCTGTTGGATGAGTTCGGTATTCAGGATATCCGCCACCAGAAGGGATATACTCTCTCTGGCGGGGAGCGGCGCAGAGCTGAGATTGCTAGGGCTTTGGTAACGGATCCGGATTATATTCTGTTGGATGAGCCTTTTGCTGGCGTTGATCCGATAGCTGTCAATGATATCCAGGATATTATTTCTTATCTAAAGGAGAATGATTTTGGAGTGTTGGTGACTGACCATAGTGTTCGGGAGACCTTAGAGATTACTGACCGGGCCTATATTATGCATGAAGGAGAGATTCTTCTGTCGGGTACTTCGGAGGAGATTGCCGATAGTGAGATAGCTAGAAAGTTCTATTTAGGTGATAAGTTTCGGATGTGA
- a CDS encoding LptA/OstA family protein yields MLLEKSKLLPIVLFSLAVITVTSLAGAKEAKEAGGEMEILADEMILEKKSIVATGNVEVNSSQGRMTGDRFEVDNEAETGLMTGDPPVLVSQGWQVTGKRLEIDFAAEEVFVPQKAHLQSDTMEADAEQMRILYQKRQAVLTGDVVVVNQERRLTGQKVTIDLETERMSSKGRTKLTLPSSDLESESETNDN; encoded by the coding sequence ATGCTGCTAGAGAAGAGTAAATTATTACCTATAGTACTGTTTAGTTTAGCAGTTATCACTGTAACCTCTTTAGCTGGGGCTAAGGAGGCTAAAGAGGCTGGCGGAGAGATGGAGATTCTGGCAGATGAAATGATACTGGAAAAGAAGAGTATAGTGGCTACTGGAAATGTAGAGGTTAACAGCAGCCAGGGACGAATGACAGGCGATAGATTTGAAGTAGATAATGAGGCTGAGACCGGATTGATGACCGGCGATCCTCCGGTGTTAGTCAGCCAGGGCTGGCAGGTAACCGGCAAAAGATTAGAGATAGATTTTGCTGCGGAGGAAGTATTTGTCCCGCAGAAGGCCCATCTGCAGTCGGATACCATGGAGGCTGATGCTGAACAGATGCGGATTCTCTACCAGAAGAGGCAGGCAGTCTTGACCGGTGATGTAGTAGTAGTTAATCAGGAGCGGCGGCTGACCGGCCAGAAGGTGACTATTGATTTAGAGACAGAGAGAATGTCTTCTAAAGGTAGAACTAAGCTGACCCTTCCTTCAAGTGATCTGGAATCGGAGAGTGAAACCAATGACAATTAG
- the lptC gene encoding LPS export ABC transporter periplasmic protein LptC produces the protein MNKRWLGLILSLILITGGIYWGLAADDGTDSPPSPSSQQEQTEEQVPQREASRVEINVSSDEGSTELKLIADRLSQSSSESELNLQQVVIKAYDKQGGATDLQATLTAPQGYYWPQKGRLEFEGPVEVQNDKVEIKADTLRWDQKENRWIGKGSIVIIHYQQEVKITGERFTAKVDLNKLHVTGNVRAAQYKPKAGEINAAREE, from the coding sequence GTGAATAAGCGGTGGTTAGGCTTAATTCTTAGTTTAATACTTATTACCGGCGGTATTTATTGGGGATTAGCTGCTGACGACGGTACAGACAGCCCACCCTCCCCTTCTTCGCAGCAGGAACAGACAGAAGAGCAGGTACCCCAACGAGAGGCCAGCAGAGTAGAAATTAATGTAAGTAGTGATGAAGGAAGTACTGAATTAAAGTTAATAGCAGACAGACTGTCTCAGTCCAGCAGTGAATCTGAACTTAATCTACAACAGGTAGTGATTAAGGCTTACGATAAACAGGGCGGTGCTACAGACTTACAGGCTACTCTGACGGCGCCGCAGGGATATTACTGGCCGCAGAAAGGTAGATTGGAGTTTGAAGGTCCGGTCGAGGTTCAAAATGATAAGGTTGAGATTAAAGCTGATACTTTACGGTGGGATCAGAAAGAGAACCGCTGGATTGGTAAGGGCAGTATAGTTATTATCCATTACCAGCAGGAAGTTAAGATTACAGGAGAGCGCTTTACAGCTAAAGTAGATCTGAATAAGTTACATGTTACAGGAAATGTGAGAGCAGCTCAGTATAAGCCGAAGGCAGGTGAGATTAATGCTGCTAGAGAAGAGTAA
- a CDS encoding lysophospholipid acyltransferase family protein: protein MGDFILYLLYRLLGLLVNILPEAIAYQIGKRFGDLAYWILPKRRQLARKNLQLALDIDDSKVNKLVRANFQHLGMVLIEFLRLGQLTEENIDEFIEIEGLKYLKQAQQDDRGFVLFTGHFGNWEVMGAALALQGFPINALARDQSNELINEDILATRESKGINIFPNKGLVIKQAYRALKRGEGLFVLGDQKSRHAEHYVELFGCKALTRLGTVELAARTNSVVIPIYILRREDRGYKIIAKEPVEVPDNITDAEKKEIMSDLYNGLEEMIRKYPAQWMWMHDRWKGSPDIE from the coding sequence ATGGGGGATTTTATTCTTTATTTATTATATAGATTATTGGGACTGCTAGTTAATATACTACCTGAAGCTATTGCTTATCAGATTGGCAAGCGATTTGGTGATTTAGCTTACTGGATCCTGCCTAAACGGCGGCAGCTGGCCAGAAAGAATCTCCAGCTGGCTTTGGATATTGATGATTCGAAAGTTAACAAACTGGTCAGGGCTAACTTTCAACATTTAGGTATGGTTCTGATTGAATTTCTGCGTCTGGGCCAATTAACTGAAGAGAATATAGATGAATTTATTGAAATTGAGGGTCTTAAGTATCTAAAGCAGGCCCAGCAGGATGATAGAGGCTTTGTTCTCTTTACGGGGCATTTTGGTAACTGGGAGGTTATGGGAGCAGCGCTGGCTTTGCAGGGGTTTCCGATTAATGCTCTGGCTAGAGATCAGAGTAATGAATTGATCAATGAAGATATTCTGGCGACAAGAGAGAGTAAGGGCATCAATATTTTTCCCAATAAAGGACTGGTAATCAAACAGGCTTACCGGGCTTTAAAGCGGGGAGAAGGTTTATTTGTTTTAGGTGATCAGAAGTCGCGCCATGCCGAGCATTATGTGGAGTTGTTCGGCTGTAAAGCTTTAACCCGGCTGGGAACGGTGGAGTTAGCGGCCAGGACTAATTCAGTAGTTATTCCGATTTATATCCTCCGCAGAGAGGATAGAGGATATAAGATTATTGCTAAGGAGCCGGTTGAGGTACCGGATAATATTACCGACGCTGAGAAAAAGGAGATTATGTCCGATCTATATAATGGTTTAGAAGAGATGATCCGTAAATATCCAGCCCAGTGGATGTGGATGCATGACCGCTGGAAAGGATCACCTGATATTGAGTAA
- a CDS encoding KdsC family phosphatase — MSQKEITKDNLKAKAERIKLFIMDVDGVLTDGRIILGEGGQELKFFHVQDGAGIKLAQRAGIKTAIITGRSSQAVTRRAEELDIGDVYQGIADKAAVLEELLDKHGLSLDEAAYIGDDLTDLSILSRVGLSLTVANGVAEVKEEADYITESLGGAGAIREAIELVLKLQGVWTELLES, encoded by the coding sequence ATGTCACAGAAAGAGATAACTAAAGATAATCTGAAAGCGAAGGCTGAAAGAATAAAGCTGTTCATTATGGATGTGGATGGTGTTTTGACTGACGGCCGGATTATTTTGGGTGAGGGCGGTCAGGAGTTGAAGTTCTTTCATGTGCAGGATGGAGCTGGTATTAAGTTGGCTCAGCGGGCGGGGATTAAGACGGCTATTATTACGGGGCGGAGTTCGCAGGCTGTTACCCGCCGGGCTGAGGAGCTGGATATTGGTGATGTCTATCAGGGGATTGCTGATAAAGCGGCTGTTCTGGAAGAACTGCTTGACAAGCATGGTTTAAGTCTGGATGAAGCTGCCTATATTGGCGATGATCTGACGGATTTATCTATTTTAAGTCGGGTAGGTCTGTCACTGACAGTAGCCAATGGGGTAGCTGAGGTTAAAGAGGAAGCGGATTATATAACTGAAAGTTTAGGCGGAGCTGGAGCTATAAGAGAGGCTATTGAACTGGTCTTGAAGCTGCAGGGAGTCTGGACTGAGCTATTGGAATCATAA
- a CDS encoding KpsF/GutQ family sugar-phosphate isomerase: MELDADQIKSQAKRVLDIEKEAIENLSDSINGTFVELVEVILNCSGRVVMTGMGKSGLIAKKLAATFSSTGTPSFFLHPGEAVHGDLGMVTAKDIVIALSNSGETTEVIQILPVIKRIGARIIALTGNIDSTLAENADYFLDTSVEQEACPLDLAPTASTTATLALGDALAIALLESRGFEPEDFALYHPGGSLGKRLLLKVEDVMHVRERNPIVTQDQPLKKTLFTMTSTQMGAANIVNEAGKLVGVITDGDVRRKLEESPDLLQLPAKQVMTADPVTITADKLAVEAVKIMQDKEINDLPVINDEQEPIGMVNFQDLLKAGVF, encoded by the coding sequence ATGGAACTGGATGCTGACCAGATTAAGTCCCAGGCCAAGCGGGTACTGGATATTGAAAAGGAAGCTATTGAAAATTTAAGCGATTCTATCAACGGAACCTTTGTAGAATTAGTTGAGGTGATTCTAAACTGTTCCGGTCGGGTAGTAATGACCGGCATGGGTAAGTCTGGCCTAATAGCTAAAAAGCTGGCGGCTACCTTTTCCAGTACCGGTACGCCGTCCTTCTTTTTACATCCCGGCGAAGCAGTCCACGGTGATCTGGGAATGGTAACGGCTAAAGATATAGTAATTGCTCTATCCAACAGCGGTGAGACCACGGAGGTTATTCAGATTCTGCCGGTGATTAAAAGAATCGGGGCTCGGATTATTGCTCTAACGGGTAATATTGATTCTACTTTAGCTGAGAATGCTGATTATTTCCTGGATACCAGTGTTGAGCAGGAGGCCTGTCCGTTAGATTTAGCTCCGACAGCCAGTACGACGGCGACTTTAGCTTTAGGAGATGCTTTGGCCATAGCCTTACTGGAGTCTAGAGGCTTTGAACCGGAAGACTTTGCCCTCTACCATCCAGGCGGTAGTTTAGGTAAGCGGCTATTATTGAAAGTAGAAGATGTAATGCATGTTAGGGAGAGGAATCCAATTGTTACCCAGGATCAGCCGCTAAAGAAGACGCTATTTACTATGACTTCAACCCAGATGGGAGCAGCCAATATCGTTAATGAGGCCGGTAAATTAGTAGGAGTCATCACTGACGGCGATGTCAGGCGTAAGTTAGAGGAGTCTCCTGACTTATTACAGCTGCCGGCTAAGCAGGTTATGACAGCTGATCCGGTAACAATTACAGCTGATAAACTGGCAGTAGAAGCAGTTAAGATCATGCAGGATAAGGAGATTAATGACTTACCGGTAATCAATGATGAACAGGAGCCGATAGGGATGGTTAATTTCCAGGATTTATTAAAGGCTGGGGTGTTTTAA
- the kdsA gene encoding 3-deoxy-8-phosphooctulonate synthase, whose protein sequence is MVKEVVLNEEIKFGNQRPFVLLAGPCAIESEERSLKVAEGIKEITDRLGIPYVFKSSYDKANRSSIDSYRGPGLEEGLKILEKVKREFDLPVLSDVHTAEEAEYAADVLDIMQIPAFLSRQTDLVTAVGATGRVVNVKKGQFLAPWDIEQVVEKIESTNNQRILLTERGASFGYNNLVVDMRSLPRMRETGYPVVFDATHSVQLPGGAGDRSGGEREYVPHLARAAAGAGIDALFMEVHDRPEEALCDGPNMVRLDDLEDILRKIQAIDEIVKED, encoded by the coding sequence ATGGTTAAGGAAGTTGTACTCAATGAAGAGATTAAATTCGGTAATCAGCGTCCTTTTGTTTTACTGGCTGGCCCCTGTGCAATAGAAAGTGAAGAGCGGTCGCTTAAGGTAGCTGAGGGAATTAAGGAGATTACTGACCGGTTAGGAATTCCTTATGTCTTCAAATCATCCTATGATAAGGCCAATCGGTCTTCGATTGATTCCTACCGCGGGCCCGGCCTAGAAGAAGGGCTGAAGATATTAGAAAAGGTAAAGAGAGAGTTTGATCTTCCGGTCCTATCTGATGTGCATACGGCTGAAGAAGCCGAGTATGCAGCCGATGTACTTGATATTATGCAGATTCCGGCTTTTCTTTCTCGTCAGACGGATCTAGTAACAGCAGTAGGAGCTACTGGAAGAGTGGTTAATGTCAAGAAGGGACAGTTTCTAGCGCCCTGGGATATAGAACAGGTGGTAGAAAAGATTGAAAGTACCAATAATCAGCGTATCTTATTGACTGAACGGGGTGCTTCTTTTGGCTATAATAACTTAGTTGTGGATATGCGTTCTCTGCCGAGAATGAGAGAGACCGGCTATCCGGTAGTCTTTGATGCAACTCACAGCGTACAGCTGCCAGGAGGTGCTGGAGATAGATCCGGCGGTGAGCGGGAGTATGTACCTCATTTAGCGCGAGCTGCAGCCGGCGCAGGTATTGATGCCTTATTTATGGAGGTTCATGACCGGCCGGAAGAGGCTCTCTGTGATGGACCAAATATGGTTAGATTAGATGATTTAGAGGATATCTTACGCAAGATTCAAGCAATAGATGAGATTGTCAAGGAGGATTAA
- the kdsB gene encoding 3-deoxy-manno-octulosonate cytidylyltransferase produces the protein MESKQVVGIIPARYGSTRLPGKPLLDICGEPMIQHVYKRAAEAEVFDRVIVATDDERIKERVENFGGEAVMTSTEHKTGTDRLAEAARRIEADIIVNIQGDEPLISPAMIEELVYPLLVDSTLVMSTLKQEIKDQEEVNNPDLVKVVTDKEGYALYFSRSPIPYLRNQETDSKFYKHIGLYAYQKSFLLKFAKLEATPLEQAESLEQLRALENGYRIKVVETEHASIGVDTEEDLKRVRNVMEEIENG, from the coding sequence ATGGAAAGCAAACAGGTAGTAGGAATTATTCCGGCCCGCTATGGTTCAACGCGCCTGCCGGGGAAACCATTGCTTGATATCTGTGGGGAGCCTATGATCCAACATGTTTATAAGCGAGCAGCTGAAGCTGAAGTCTTTGATAGAGTGATTGTAGCGACAGATGATGAACGGATTAAAGAAAGAGTTGAGAACTTCGGCGGTGAGGCAGTAATGACGTCAACCGAACATAAGACAGGTACTGACCGCCTGGCAGAAGCAGCCCGGAGAATAGAGGCAGATATCATTGTCAATATTCAGGGTGATGAGCCGCTGATCAGTCCGGCTATGATTGAAGAACTTGTCTATCCTTTGTTAGTGGACTCAACTTTAGTGATGTCTACGCTTAAACAAGAGATTAAGGATCAGGAAGAAGTTAATAATCCGGATCTAGTTAAAGTAGTTACTGATAAGGAGGGCTATGCTCTCTATTTTTCTCGGTCGCCAATTCCGTATCTTAGGAATCAGGAGACTGACAGTAAGTTTTATAAACATATTGGATTATATGCTTATCAGAAGAGCTTTCTGCTTAAGTTTGCTAAGCTGGAGGCTACTCCTCTAGAGCAGGCAGAATCACTAGAACAGCTGAGGGCTTTGGAGAATGGTTATCGAATTAAGGTAGTGGAGACGGAGCATGCTTCGATAGGAGTAGATACTGAGGAAGATCTGAAGAGAGTAAGAAACGTAATGGAGGAGATAGAGAATGGTTAA
- the lpxK gene encoding tetraacyldisaccharide 4'-kinase, which translates to MNRSLEEYLLAVIRGHKQGFIARIVLIICSFLSNIFKLILKIRSKLYESGIIDSTELDSTVISIGNITAGGTGKTPVAQFLACRFKERGLQTAILNRGYKADFDGRIGVVSDGRRVKMDATEAGDEAYLLAESLPEVPVVIGSRRAVTGEYAHSELGAEIVILDDGFQHWSLERDLDIVVVDATNPFANGRLMPRGTLREPLTSLARGDVFFLTKVDQVSKDRLEEIKSKLKEYNATALVFETIHAPSYLRSLAEKEQADKNLDLTGKQVMALSGIGNPQSFEETLESLGAEVVKKVRFEDHHQYTEEEILNIFSSAAQQEVDLIITTEKDAVSMPPQVKEKITNQEIELKVLGIELEVLTEEFELESLLLKLEGTEWKANR; encoded by the coding sequence ATGAATCGAAGCCTGGAAGAGTATTTATTGGCAGTTATTCGCGGCCATAAACAAGGATTTATAGCCAGAATAGTGCTTATAATCTGTTCTTTTCTGTCCAATATCTTTAAGTTAATACTCAAAATAAGAAGTAAGCTGTATGAGTCAGGAATTATCGACAGCACTGAACTGGACTCTACTGTTATTAGCATCGGTAATATAACTGCCGGCGGTACCGGTAAGACGCCGGTTGCCCAGTTTCTGGCCTGTAGATTTAAAGAACGCGGTCTACAGACGGCTATTCTAAATCGGGGCTATAAAGCTGATTTTGACGGCAGGATAGGTGTAGTTTCAGATGGAAGAAGAGTTAAGATGGATGCGACTGAAGCCGGCGATGAAGCCTATCTATTAGCTGAGAGCCTACCGGAAGTACCGGTGGTTATAGGCAGCAGACGGGCTGTTACCGGGGAGTATGCCCATAGTGAGCTCGGGGCTGAGATTGTAATTCTGGATGACGGTTTTCAGCACTGGTCTCTAGAGCGGGACCTGGATATAGTAGTAGTCGATGCTACTAATCCCTTTGCCAACGGTCGTTTGATGCCGCGGGGGACTCTGCGGGAGCCGCTTACTAGTTTAGCCAGAGGAGATGTCTTTTTTTTAACTAAGGTTGATCAAGTCTCTAAAGACCGATTAGAGGAGATCAAGTCTAAGTTAAAGGAGTATAATGCTACTGCTTTAGTCTTTGAGACTATCCATGCTCCATCATATCTGCGGTCTTTAGCAGAGAAAGAGCAAGCCGATAAGAATCTTGATCTGACGGGCAAGCAGGTGATGGCTTTATCAGGAATAGGCAATCCTCAATCCTTTGAAGAGACATTGGAGAGTCTAGGAGCTGAGGTAGTTAAGAAAGTAAGGTTTGAAGATCATCACCAGTATACTGAAGAAGAAATTCTGAATATTTTCTCTTCGGCTGCCCAACAAGAGGTTGACCTGATAATAACTACTGAAAAGGATGCTGTCAGCATGCCGCCGCAGGTAAAGGAAAAGATTACAAATCAGGAGATAGAGCTTAAGGTATTAGGAATTGAGCTGGAGGTATTAACTGAAGAATTTGAACTGGAGAGTCTATTATTGAAACTGGAGGGAACAGAATGGAAAGCAAACAGGTAG
- a CDS encoding lysophospholipid acyltransferase family protein, translated as MKRIKTYLVYLAALILVVVTNLTLRLQVTGEEKIKRLKEQGKKLIFVFWHGKMLVPIYHFRRRGYYGLASRSRDGEYISRVLKKLGWNVVRGSTSRGSVRALLKLVKLLRQGEDVAITPDGPRGPRHETKLGTVYLAKKSSNSVIIPVGVAFNNKKVINSWDCFNLPYPFTRGSLCLGDPIEVSSEADGAELEAKREEVDDSLQAAFREAEELLN; from the coding sequence ATGAAGCGGATTAAGACTTATCTGGTTTATCTGGCGGCGTTAATTTTGGTGGTAGTAACTAATCTAACCTTACGTCTGCAGGTGACCGGGGAAGAGAAGATTAAGCGGCTAAAGGAGCAGGGTAAGAAGTTGATCTTTGTTTTCTGGCACGGTAAGATGTTAGTACCCATTTATCACTTTCGGCGTCGGGGTTATTATGGATTAGCCAGCCGCAGCAGAGACGGCGAATATATCAGCCGGGTGTTGAAGAAACTGGGCTGGAATGTAGTCCGCGGCTCTACTTCCCGCGGCAGTGTCAGGGCCTTGCTTAAGCTGGTTAAGCTGCTGCGGCAGGGAGAAGATGTGGCTATTACTCCTGATGGTCCGCGCGGTCCGCGCCATGAGACTAAATTAGGCACTGTTTATCTGGCCAAAAAGAGCAGCAATAGTGTAATTATTCCGGTAGGAGTAGCCTTTAACAATAAGAAAGTAATTAATAGCTGGGACTGCTTTAATCTTCCTTATCCCTTTACCCGGGGTAGTTTATGTTTAGGAGATCCAATCGAGGTAAGCAGTGAGGCTGATGGGGCTGAACTGGAAGCTAAGCGCGAAGAAGTGGATGATAGCCTGCAGGCTGCTTTTAGAGAGGCAGAAGAATTATTAAATTAA